The proteins below come from a single Carassius carassius chromosome 11, fCarCar2.1, whole genome shotgun sequence genomic window:
- the LOC132152965 gene encoding cyclic AMP-responsive element-binding protein 1-like, translating into MTMESGADAQQGADTAVSETENQQITQAQIATLAQVTMAAGHGSATAPTVTLVQLPNGQTVQVHGVIQAAQPSVIQSPQVQTVQISTVAESEDSQESVDSVTDSRKRREILSRRPSYRKILNDLSSDPPGVPRIEEEKSEEDTAPAITTVTVPTPIYQTSSGQYIAITQGGAIQLANNGTDGVQGLQTLTMTNAAAAQPGTTILQYAQTSDGQQILVPSNQVVVQAASGDVQTYQIRTAQTSTIAPGVVMASSPALPSQGVPEEATRKREVRLMKNREAARECRRKKKEYVKCLENRVAVLENQNKTLIEELKALKDLYCHKSE; encoded by the exons ATGACCATGGAGTCGGGAGCCGATGCCCAGCAGGGTGCAGACACTGCAGTCTCTGAAACTGAGAACCAACAGATCACACAGGCCCAGATCGCCACTCTTGCACAG GTAACAATGGCTGCCGGACACGGTAGTGCCACAGCGCCCACAGTCACCCTGGTGCAGCTGCCCAATGGTCAGACAGTGCAGGTACACGGAGTGATTCAGGCTGCTCAACCTTCAGTCATTCAGTCCCCACAGGTGCAGACGGTCCAG ATTTCCACAGTAGCGGAGAGTGAGGACTCACAGGAGTCAGTGGACAGTGTGACGGACTCCCGAAAACGAAGAGAGATTCTTTCTAGACGCCCCTCATATAG GAAAATCCTGAATGACCTATCATCAGACCCTCCGGGAGTTCCGAGAATTGAAGAGGAGAAATCCGAGGAGGACACTGCGCCTGCCATAACTACAGTTACTGTGCCAACCCCGATATATCAGACCAGCAGCGGCCAGTACA TCGCCATTACACAGGGTGGAGCCATTCAGCTTGCGAATAATGGTACAGATGGAGTGCAGGGATTGCAGACTCTCACCATGACCAATGCAGCAGCAGCCCAGCCGGGGACCACCATCCTGCAGTACGCCCAGACCAGTGACGGTCAACAAATATTGGTGCCCAGCAATCAAGTGGTGGTACAAG CTGCTTCTGGGGATGTTCAGACCTATCAAATTCGTACTGCCCAAACCAGCACTATTGCTCCAGGTGTGGTGATGGCATCCTCTCCGGCTCTGCCAAGTCAGGGAGTTCCTGAAGAGGCCACGCGCAAGAGGGAGGTCCGCCTCATGAAGAACAG AGAGGCTGCTCGCGAGTGCCGTCGAAAGAAAAAGGAATATGTCAAGTGTCTGGAGAACCGTGTGGCCGTTTTGGAGAACCAGAACAAAACTCTCATCGAGGAACTCAAAGCACTCAAAGACCTGTACTGTCACAAATCAGAGTGA